A DNA window from Vigna angularis cultivar LongXiaoDou No.4 chromosome 1, ASM1680809v1, whole genome shotgun sequence contains the following coding sequences:
- the LOC108339611 gene encoding NAC domain-containing protein 83 translates to MEKLNFVKNGVSKLPPGFRFQPTDEELVFQYLKCKVFSYPLPASIIPEINVCKHDPWDLPGNCDPQERYFFSPKEAKYRNGNRMNRTTKCGYWKATGSDKRISSSSNACNGIVGIRKTLIFYEGKSPKGSRTDWVLHEYRLANAETAACNSSHNYVNEIGDWVLCRLSMKKRSIESGVDEKQRVHGGPRLMFDFMMLGKTDSSTSSSCSSSNNIMEVSSNVSDHEETSGGYTYF, encoded by the exons ATGGAAAAGctgaattttgttaaaaatggaGTGAGCAAATTGCCTCCTGGTTTTCGTTTTCAGCCAACAGATGAAGAGCTTGTTTTCCAATACCTCAAGTGTAAGGTCTTCTCCTATCCCTTGCCTGCTTCTATCATTCCTGAGATCAATGTCTGCAAGCATGATCCTTGGGATTTACCTG GGAATTGTGATCCTCAAGAGAGGTATTTTTTCAGTCCGAAGGAAGCAAAGTATAGAAATGGTAATCGCATGAACAGAACAACAAAGTGTGGATATTGGAAGGCAACAGGGTCAGACAAGagaatttcatcatcttcaaatgcatgCAATGGCATTGTGGGAATAAGAAAAACATTGATTTTTTATGAAGGAAAATCTCCAAAAGGATCCAGAACTGACTGGGTCTTGCATGAATATCGTCTTGCTAACGCAGAAACTGCCGCTTGCAACTCATCCCAT AACTACGTAAACGAGATTGGAGATTGGGTTTTGTGTCGCTTATCGATGAAGAAAAGAAGTATAGAAAGTGGTGTTGATGAGAAGCAAAGAGTTCATGGTGGTCCAAGATTAATGTTTGATTTTATGATGTTGGGAAAAACAGATTCTTCTACATCGTCATCGTGTTCAAGTTCTAATAACATTATGGAAGTTTCTTCAAATGTATCGGATCATGAAGAAACAAGTGGTGGCTATACCTACTTTTAG
- the LOC108347446 gene encoding probable protein S-acyltransferase 5: MSLPPPPANSDSANTSAPSLVRTYRVWQGSNVFLFGGRLIFGPDVKSIFISVFLIIVPIAVFCGLVARKLLDDFPHHSGWSIMGVVIALTLFVLTTLIVTSGRDPGIVPRNAHPPEPDDYNWTENSNNGQISTSRFPRTRDVIVNGITVKVKYCDTCMLYRPLRASHCSVCDNCVERFDHHCPWVGQCIGLRNYRFYYMFVFSATLLCLYVHAFCWVYIVRIKDFEKISIWKAMSKTIASTALIIYTFVCVWFVGGLAVFHTYLISTNQSTYENFKYRYDPQTNPYNRGIFNNFKEVLCSRIPPSKNNFRSKVPREPLDSYRRTDIRPLSPLMKRTTRHMELLVGNSVYNEHEEEESHHRDGSENEARSKDSESKDSGLTDKSVDLSRIFHTEGVEGQESSVGRQPPWETTPQVPDSIIEVGESNWTTGPRYSTQETV; encoded by the exons ATGTCGTTGCCGCCGCCGCCGGCAAATTCAGATTCCGCCAATACCTCCGCTCCGTCGTTGGTCAGAACTTATCGCGTCTGGCAAGGCAGTAAC GTTTTTCTTTTCGGAGGGAGACTCATATTTGGGCCTGATGtgaaatcaatatttatatcagtttttcttattattgttcCCATCGCGGTGTTCTGTGGTTTGGTAGCGAGGAAATTGTTGGATGATTTTCCTCATCACTCTGGATGGTCAATAATGGGTGTGGTTATTGCTCTCACACTGTTT GTTCTAACCACCCTTATAGTAACCTCAGGAAGAGATCCTGGCATAGTACCTCGTAATGCTCATCCTCCGGAGCCAGATGACTATAATTGGACTGAGAATAGCAACAATGGGCAAATTTCAACGTCACGATTTCCACGGACAAGGGATGTAATTGTAAATGGTATAACAGTGAAAGTCAAATATTGTGATACTTGCATGCTCTACAGACCCCTCCGTGCTTCTCACTGTTCAGTCTGTGATAACTGCGTAGAGCGATTTGATCATCACTGCCCATGGGTGGGTCAGTGTATTGGACTG CGAAATTACCGGTTCTACTACATGTTTGTTTTCTCAGCCACTCTGCTTTGCTTGTATGTACATGCCTTTTGCTGGGTTTACATTGTAAGGATCAAGGACTTCGAGAAAATATCAATTTGGAAAGCAATGTCCAAAACTATAGCATCCACTGCACTAATAATCTACACCTTCGTTTGTGTCTGGTTTGTTGGCGGCCTCGCTGTTTTCCACACGTACCTCATCAGCACAAACCAG TCTACTTACGAAAATTTTAAATACCGGTATGACCCTCAAACCAACCCATACAACAGAGGTATATTTAACAACTTCAAAGAAGTGTTATGCTCTAGGATTCCTCCGTCCAAGAACAATTTCAGGTCTAAGGTTCCAAGGGAGCCATTAGATTCATATCGAAGAACGGACATCAGGCCCTTAAGCCCATTGATGAAAAGAACCACCAGGCATATGGAATTATTAGTTGGAAATTCAGTTTATAATGAGCATGAAGAGGAGGAAAGTCATCATAGAGATGGGTCTGAGAATGAAGCACGTAGCAAGGATAGTGAAAGCAAAGACAGTGGATTGACCGATAAGTCCGTGGATTTAAGCAGGATCTTTCACACTGAAGGAGTAGAGGGCCAAGAAAGTTCAGTTGGTAGACAACCTCCATGGGAAACAACTCCACAAGTTCCTGATAGCATAATCGAAGTCGGGGAATCAAATTGGACTACTGGACCCAGATACTCCACTCAAGAGACTGTATAG